In Pseudomonadota bacterium, the DNA window CTGGTGATGACCGTCAATCCGGGCTTTGGCGGCCAGCAGATGATTCCCGCCGCCCTCAACAAAATTTCCCGGCTCAGAAAACTGGCCGAGAACCGGGAGAAGCCCCTATTGATCGAGGTTGACGGCGGCATCAACGCCGAAAATATCGCTCGGGCCGAAGCCGCCGGCGCCGATATTTTCGTCGCCGGTTCCGCAGTTTTCAGCTCTCCTGATTACGAAACCAATATCGCCAAACTAAAAAAAGCCGGGTTGTAAACCCCAGCCTTTTATAGTTTGGCCTTCTCCTTTAACAGGCTACCCCATATAATCGACCCCAAACCGTTAAGCTGAAAACGTTGGGTTGGCCTGCGGATAGAACTCAATCCCTTGGTCATCCACGCGGAAGACGCTGCCCTCGCAGCCACCGACCAGACTAATACTCCAGGAAACCACGCAGTTTGCGGCTGCGGCTGGGATGCCTGAGTTTACGCAGCGCCTTGGCCTCGATCTGACGAATCCGCTCCCGCGTCACCTCAAAATCCTGGCCCACCTCTTCCAGGGTGTGATCGCAACGTTCACCGATACCGAAACGCAGGCGCAAAACCTTTTCCTCCCTTGAAGTCAGGCTGCCCAAAACCTGCTGGGTCTGCGTCGCGAGATCCCCTCTGACCACCGAATCCAGAGGGTTGATCGCCTTTTTATCCTCGATGAAATCACCCAGATGGCTATCCTCTTCCTCCCCGATCGGGGTTTCCAGGGAAATCGGCTCCTTGGCGATTTTCAGGACTTTTTTAACCTTGTCAATGGCGATATCCATACGTTCGGCGATTTCCTCCGGAGTCGGTTCCCGGCCCAGTTCCTGCAGCAGAACCCGGGAGGTCCGAATCAATTTATTAATCGTCTCAATCATATGGACGGGAATCCGGATGGTGCGCGCCTGATCGGCAATAGCCCTGGTAATGGCCTGACGAATCCACCAGGTGGCGTAGGTGCTGAATTTGTAGCCCCGCTGGTACTCAAATTTATCAACCGCTTTCATCAGGCCGACATTACCCTCCTGAATCAGATCCAGAAATTGCAGACCGCGGTTAGTATACTTCTTGGCAATACTGACTACCAGTCGCAGGTTGGCTTTAATCAGCTGGTTTTTGGCATTTTCCGCCTTGCGTTCCCCCACCGAAATCTGCTGATCCACCCGCTTCAGATCTGCCAGGCTCAAACCGGTTTCGTCGCTGATTCTTTTCAGTTTGGCACTGAGATTATCGATCCTGAACCAGAGATCATCAAAACTGTCCGCATCCAGCTTGTACTGCCGGCAAAAAGACTGGCGTTGGCTTTCGTCCTTAAGACAATTGCGGCACAGAATCCGCAGGTTACGTAAACGCGTCTGATAGCGGGCTTCAAGCCGATCAATCATTTTCTCCAGATTACGCCCCATGTCGACATAACTCTTGAGGCTGGCAATAATATCTTCAATCACCGCGGGCCTGAGCTTGATGGCGTAAAACTGGGCCATAATCTCACGCTCATTGGCTTTCAAACGCCCTCGAATTGAGCTTCTCTGCACGGAATAACGCAGATCTCCATCCGGATGTTTCAGACGATTACGCAGACTGCGATTCTCATAGAAAAGCTCCGTTATGCTCTCAATCCCGCTGATAATTCTCTGAGCCAGACTTTCATCATCCTGATCAGCTTCATTTTCCGAAGCAATCAGTTCGGCGACCCCTTTTTGTTCTTCGAGAGCTTCATCATCGTCGGTCGTGACCGTGCTGTCACCATCAACTTCCTCGTCATCAAGCGAGACCATCACATCAAGGTCTTCTTCGATTTCCACTTCCTCTTCGATATCACGACTGATTGATTTGACACTGATTTTCTCCGCTTTAAGCAACTCACCAAAATACTTGAGGCTGTTCACCGTCAGTACGGATTTCAGCAGGGCTTTGATTACCTCTCTTTCGCCTTCATCAATCTTTTTGGCAATATCCACTTCACCTTCGCGGGTCAGAAGCGGCACCGAGCCCATTTCCCAAAGGTACATGCGCACCGGATCATGATGACGCTCCGACGAGCCGTCGGAGCCCGAATCCGAGTTTCCGACACCCAGCTCATTTTTACCTTCACGGTCTCCGGCCTCCAAGAGCTTTGGAGACTTTTCTCCATCGATAATCTCAATACCCATCTCCGCAAAGAGCATCAGCATTTCGTCAATCTTTTCCGGGGACACGGCTTCAGGCGGAAGAACATCATTGATCTGGGCATAGGAAAGAAAACCATTCTCCTTGCCTTGGATGATTAAGTTTCTGATATCATCCGAATTAATAATCGTCTCCGAACCCTTCGCCTTACCGGCAAGCGCTACGGCGCCTTTTAATATTACCGACATTTTCACCTCACCAACATGGTTGATAATCTGCTTCGAGAAAGCGGCGCCCGAATTAGATTTAACAGGAAATCATTTTTCAGCAAACCTGCAGGTTCAAGCCCCAAATCCCAAAATAAATTCAGGCCCTGGATTAAAAATCACCTCAAACCTTGGAAGCCTGTTCCCAGCAGGTTTTTTTCAACTCCATTTTACGGCGCAGAAGGGCGAACATCTGCTCTTCGTCCCGACAACCGAGCAACTCACGATCAAGCGAACGCCCCGTATCCCGGGCCAAACGCCGCCGCATACTGTAAAAACAGTCTGCCACAACCTTGCGGGCCATTTCCGCGTCTTCGGCCTGAACCGGAAGATGTACCAACCGGGCATACAGAGAGCCCAGCTCATCATCTTCACCCTCAGCCGCCAGTCGCCCGAGCCAATCAGCATTTTCGCGATCGTCTTCATAATCAGCCAGGACCTTAAAAAAACGACGACACGGCTGATTTTCCACAATTTCCAGATATTCTCCGGCGACCTCCTGCCGAAGCTGCGGGTAACGCAACAAGGCGGCGAGAATTTCCTCCTCGGGCAAAACCGCTGTCTTTAGGCGGATCGCGGCAAGGTTCGAGCCCCGGCCACCCGATACGGCGCTCTCCCCTGCGGCCCCGAAAGGATCAGCCCCGGGAAACGGCCGCTTCTGCCTGATTCGACGATATTCGTCAAGCACAATCTCTTCGGCTATCCGCAATTTCTCCGCCACGGTCCGCAAAGCCATCCCCCGCAACGAGTTATCCGGCAGCCGCATAATCATCTCCAGAACCTGAGTCAGAAACTGCAAGCGGTCATTATAAGCATTCAGCGCCGCCCCTTTTTCCTCAAGATAAAGATCAAAGAGGGAACTCCGGCAATCAAGGGCCCTGATCAACCCGGAGACATCCCGTCCCCGGGCGAGCTGATCCGGGTCCTTGATACCTTCCGGCAACAGCACAATCTCGGGCATGATACCGACCCCCATAAACAGAGGCAGAGCCCGGTATGCCGCCGCCCGGCCGGCTTTATCATTGTCAAAAAACACCGCCACCCGACCGGTATAACGTTTTACCGCGGCGACGTTCTCCTCCGACAAGGCCGTGCCCAACGTCGCCACGACATTATCAATCCCCCGCAGGTAGAGGGAAAGGGCATCCATGTAACCTTCGACGAGAAAGGCCATGCCCTGCGTGGCGATCCCCGAACGAGCGTGGTGCAGGTCATAAAGCAGACGCCGCTTGTTAAACAACGGAGACTCCGGACTGTTAAGGTATTTAGGCTCGGCATCACCCAAAGAACGCCCGCCAAAACCGATAACCTGTCCGGAAACATCCCGAATCGGGAACATCAAACGATCACGAAAACGATCGTAACTATGGCTGCCGCCCTCCTTGAGCACCAAAAGTCCGGCCCTGACGGCGACCGCTTCCGCAACCTTGCGCCGACGCAGCTCATCTTTCAATCCCGACCAGGTATCCGGGGCAAAACCCAGCCCGAAGTTTTTCGCCTGAGCTGGGGTAATACCTCGCTTCACCAGATAATGCCCGGCCTTGCCGGATAAATTATCCTGCAGCTGACGAACAAAAAAAGCGTGGGCCGCGGCCACGGCCTGGCTCAGTTTTTCCCGTTCACTACGAGCCCGGGCCTGTTCTTCGGCGCTGCCTCTGCGCTGCTCATAAACGGAAATATCAATCCCGGTCCGAGTCGCCAGCCGCACCAGGGTTTCGGGATAGGAGAGATTTTCAATCCTTTTCAGAAAAGCAATGGCGTCGCCTCCCACCCCGCACCCGAAACAATGAAAGATCCCTTTTCCCTGATGGACTGTGAAGGAGGGTGTTTTTTCGCTGTGAAAGGGGCACAACCCTTTAAAATTGACTCCGGCCTGAGTCAAAGCCACGTAGTCCCTGATCAGCTCGACAATATCAATGCGAGCCCTGAGATCATTGACAAATTCAGGTGGAAAAAAATATGACGTCATTATTGAAAAATCCGGCGCTGCAACTCACGCTTCCGGTTCGAGTGAAGGAAAATCAGCCGGCGTAATCCGGCCCCGCCGCATGGCCAGTTCCAGGTTGAGTCCGGCCAGCAGACGATAAGCCTTAAGATAATCGGGAAACTGCCGCCGCAAGGCTTCCAGATGAGCCCTAATCGTGGCGTCGTCACCCCGCACAATCGGTCCGGTCAGAGCCTCGGCCGGAGAAACCCGCTCCAGATTTTCAAAACTGCCGCGAATCAGGGGCAACAGCATCCGTCTGGCGGTATTTTCATCAACCCCGATCCCGGCCATCATGCTGATGGCCATGCCTTCAAGAGCGATAAAAAAATTAGATGAAACCACCGCCGCGGCATGATAAAGAACCTTATCCTCGGCCGCCAGGCGCACCAAGTGACCGGAAAGCGCGCGCACCAGTTCCTCCGCCAGCGGCAAAGCCCGTTCGTCACCTTCAAAGGAAAAAAAACTTCCCGGCAACGCCTTGATCGCGCCGGCGGGATCCGCCAGACTCTGCAGGGGATGCAGAGAAAAGGTCGAAGCCCCCAGAGCCTGCAGGGAGGAAAGCTCAAGCGAGGTCAAGGCCCCACTGAGATGAGCAAAAAAGATTCCGGAGAAATTCGCGGCCGGTTGCGAGGCCGCCAAAGCCAGCGCCAACGGTTTGATATTGCGATCCTGCACCGCCAGAAACACCAGGGAACTTTCCGCCACTGCGGCGGCCGGGCTGCCGCAGTGCACCGGGACCCCTTCTATCCACCGGTTCAGAAGCTGTACTTTCTCAGGATTGCGATCGTAAACCCGCAGCGCGGTCCAACCCTGACGCCACAATAAGACCGCCAATGCCAGGCCCACCCGCCCTAATCCGATGATCGCGATTGATTTCAAGCTTCAGCCGCCATGAAATACTTACTAAGCATAAAAAACAAGAGCCGCCGGCCTTGCCGACGGCTGATGGTAATCCGTGATCCTTCATCCCCAATAAAATCAGGCAAGGAAGCTCCCTTGTACAATAATTTTACGGATTCATGAAGCGCGAACCCGCGGACCGAGTTTGATCTTCAAGGTTAAAACTGAGTATAAGATAACCGGCCAGCATCAGACTGTCAAGCTGCGGAACGCAAAATATTTACAAATCGCTACTGCGGGAATAATCCCGCAACCCAAAATGTCCTTCACGGCCCGTACCAAAAGGTATTTCCTTTGGTCACAATGAAGTGCTCTTATCTGGCCCAGCAGAGCTGGATAAGTTTCTTGTTGTTGTGGTTGAAAAAATGTCGAAAAAAACAAGAAAACAACCTGTAAGGTAGTGATCTAAAAACATCGCTTCTTCCCGGTCGGTCGCCAGACCCGCGGGCACAAAAAAAAGGTACCGAAGCCTACGCTTCGGTACCTTTTTTGATTACTCCGCCCTCTAAAAGGCGGCGCCCCTTCACTAGAAACGGAAGGTCAGCCCGGCATTGACCAGAAGCAGGTCGCCGCTGGTATCGTAAAGATAGGGCTCGTCATCATTGTAATCAGTGTAGGAGGCATTAAGATTAAGGGTCAGCCGTTCATTGAAATCATAGGAACAACCCAGATAGTACTCAACCTCTTTGATTTTAAGATCGCTGTTGTCTTCCCAGACGCTGAAAGCCAGGCCGTGATCATAGCCAAAGGTCGCCGGCTGTTTGCCTTCGAAATAGGCGGCGCTGAGATTGTCCATCTCGGCCTCGCCCCAGTTGAAGATAATTCCGCCATTGAACTTCAGCTTTTTGCTGGCTTCAAAATCGGCGCCGAACAGCAGGGTGTGAACGTTGGTCTTGTACTCCATATCCGACAGTGTGTACCCAAAACTTGGGGACGCGAAGGAGCCCGCTCAGCCGCCATAGGCCACCGCCGAGAGAAAGGCCTGGTCCTCCATATCCATGTAATTGTAGGCAATCGTAAAAGTCAGATTGTCAAGCGGAGCGAAAAAGAGATCGGCTCCCAAAGCGTACATTTCCTTGTCGAAGTTATCACCATGTCCGGGAACGGCCATTTTGACCTCTTCCAGGGTATAGTGCGCATGCCCGCTGAGCGTGATCTTCGGGCTGAGATTGTAGGTCAGATGAGCCTTCAGTTTATGCGCGCTCTCCGGCTCGGAAGTCAGGTCCAGACTACGGCTGTTGTACATGACATAGTATTCCGCCGATTTCGGCGAACCGGAAAGAGCCATGTTCGGCACCGAACAGGTCGTCGGCGTACAACCCACCGGATCGACGTTGGCTTTCAGCCAGGCGATCATCGCCACCGGATCGGCGTACGCGGCATGCTCGTGCATAAAGGGATCGTCAATATTCTCATATTCATACTTCAGACGCAGGCTCAGATTCTTGACGGCCCGACTGTTCAAAGCCAGCGAATAGGTATCCGTGGTGGTTTTCCACTCGGCGTCGCGATCATCGACCACCCGCTCCCACCCGGCCACCAGATTGGTGCGCTTAAAGAGTTTAAACTTGAATTCCGCCCCATAGGTATCGGTGTCACGCGACAAGGTCGATTCCCGGGTCCAGGGCCAGCCGTCATGCTCCTGTGAATAACCATGCAGACCATAGAGGGTGGGATCGACCGCCTGGGAATCGGCCCCCAGAGGATCGTAACTGCTGTCGTCGTAGCTGATAACCACGTCGTCGGCATCCAGATCTTCATGCCGATATTTGAACGACATGGTCATAAAGGACACCGGCGACGAGGTCAGACGTAAGGCGTAGGCATCGTAATCGTAACTGGGGTCGTCACTGATCGCCAGATCCTCACCAACGACATTGTCGGTAGCCGTGTTATTGTCGATCTGGGTATGCACATAGCTGCCGAAGAGGGTGGTGTTCAGCGGCAGAGCCACCTGGGCCTTGACGATATGCGAATCCTTTTCCGAATCCGGGGTCGACGAATAAACCATATCGCCTTCATTCCCGAAGTAGGTAAACTTTGAATCCATGGCGCCGACGGTCACATACTGATTAACCGGCGGAGCCGAATTCTCGTCAAAGGTCCGACGCAGAAAGGTGTAATCGAGGGTGACCAGACCTAAGTGAGCCGTCGCCCCGATGGAAAAATCCTGGGTTTTTTCATCGATCTTGTGTTTGTCGGCCGCCAGATGACAGCCGCCACATTTACTACTCGTGCGGGTCTGCTCGTAGCCTTTGCGCTGTTCCATCCGGTATTTGGCATGAATCTTGATGAACTCGGCCCCGGGAATCAGGAACTCGTTCTCGGACACCAGCTCTTCCCGGGTCACGTACAGATCATCGCCCCAGGATTCGTTCCTGACCACGGCGACGTTGGCCCCCATCTTGGTCGGAGCCCCATAAGCCGCCTTCGTCCCGGCCGCCGTGTACAACGGCTGAGTCAGCGACATCCCGGTCGGAAAGGTAAAATCCGGGTCGACATTGTAGTTGACCATGTCATCGTTTTCGAGCCAGTGAATAAACTTCTGGTAGCTGTTCTTGGTGCGGAAATAGCGCTTCAAATCGAGATCCACCCGTCCGCCGAGATCATCCTCATGCAGATAGTTGATTCCGAAATCGTACTTGATACCGCTCTGATTGCCGTTAATCGACATCTCGAAGGTGGCATTGCCGCCCTGATCCGCCGTCAGGTACTCGGCCGCACCTTCCCGCGAGTCGTCGATATCAACCCCCTGAATCCCGATCCCGACGCTGCCCGTAGTCTGTCCCGCCCACGAGAGAACCGGTACCAGCGCCAGGCAGAGGGCCAGAATCGTGCATTGTGCAAAACGTTTCATGATCTCTCCTTCCGTCATATTATCTGGTTAAAGCCCGACCTTGTCCGGGAACTGTCTGGGATGGCAGATCACTACCGTGAACCTGGGAATGACACTGCGTACATTTGGTCGCGTAAGCCTGGGCCCAGAGATTCTTATTGCCATTGAAGGTCGCATCCGCATCCACCGGATTGCCCATCCAGTCAGTAATCATACCCGACGGACTCGAGGTCCGACCGGCGTGGAAATGCGGCTCATGACACTGCAGGCAAAGATAAGGTTCATTGGCTTTCTTGAGATTATTGGAAACCGTGCCATGCGGATCATGACAGATGGTACAGTCATCGGAAACCGGGGAATGCTCAAAAACAAAGGGTCCCTGATAACGGGCATGGCAATTGAGGCAAAGATCGTTGAGCCGCTCATCGGTCTTCAGATTCTTGACCATCGAACCGTGATTGGCATGGCAGTCGCTGCA includes these proteins:
- a CDS encoding DUF2520 domain-containing protein; protein product: MKSIAIIGLGRVGLALAVLLWRQGWTALRVYDRNPEKVQLLNRWIEGVPVHCGSPAAAVAESSLVFLAVQDRNIKPLALALAASQPAANFSGIFFAHLSGALTSLELSSLQALGASTFSLHPLQSLADPAGAIKALPGSFFSFEGDERALPLAEELVRALSGHLVRLAAEDKVLYHAAAVVSSNFFIALEGMAISMMAGIGVDENTARRMLLPLIRGSFENLERVSPAEALTGPIVRGDDATIRAHLEALRRQFPDYLKAYRLLAGLNLELAMRRGRITPADFPSLEPEA
- the dnaG gene encoding DNA primase, producing MTSYFFPPEFVNDLRARIDIVELIRDYVALTQAGVNFKGLCPFHSEKTPSFTVHQGKGIFHCFGCGVGGDAIAFLKRIENLSYPETLVRLATRTGIDISVYEQRRGSAEEQARARSEREKLSQAVAAAHAFFVRQLQDNLSGKAGHYLVKRGITPAQAKNFGLGFAPDTWSGLKDELRRRKVAEAVAVRAGLLVLKEGGSHSYDRFRDRLMFPIRDVSGQVIGFGGRSLGDAEPKYLNSPESPLFNKRRLLYDLHHARSGIATQGMAFLVEGYMDALSLYLRGIDNVVATLGTALSEENVAAVKRYTGRVAVFFDNDKAGRAAAYRALPLFMGVGIMPEIVLLPEGIKDPDQLARGRDVSGLIRALDCRSSLFDLYLEEKGAALNAYNDRLQFLTQVLEMIMRLPDNSLRGMALRTVAEKLRIAEEIVLDEYRRIRQKRPFPGADPFGAAGESAVSGGRGSNLAAIRLKTAVLPEEEILAALLRYPQLRQEVAGEYLEIVENQPCRRFFKVLADYEDDRENADWLGRLAAEGEDDELGSLYARLVHLPVQAEDAEMARKVVADCFYSMRRRLARDTGRSLDRELLGCRDEEQMFALLRRKMELKKTCWEQASKV
- the rpoD gene encoding RNA polymerase sigma factor RpoD: MSVILKGAVALAGKAKGSETIINSDDIRNLIIQGKENGFLSYAQINDVLPPEAVSPEKIDEMLMLFAEMGIEIIDGEKSPKLLEAGDREGKNELGVGNSDSGSDGSSERHHDPVRMYLWEMGSVPLLTREGEVDIAKKIDEGEREVIKALLKSVLTVNSLKYFGELLKAEKISVKSISRDIEEEVEIEEDLDVMVSLDDEEVDGDSTVTTDDDEALEEQKGVAELIASENEADQDDESLAQRIISGIESITELFYENRSLRNRLKHPDGDLRYSVQRSSIRGRLKANEREIMAQFYAIKLRPAVIEDIIASLKSYVDMGRNLEKMIDRLEARYQTRLRNLRILCRNCLKDESQRQSFCRQYKLDADSFDDLWFRIDNLSAKLKRISDETGLSLADLKRVDQQISVGERKAENAKNQLIKANLRLVVSIAKKYTNRGLQFLDLIQEGNVGLMKAVDKFEYQRGYKFSTYATWWIRQAITRAIADQARTIRIPVHMIETINKLIRTSRVLLQELGREPTPEEIAERMDIAIDKVKKVLKIAKEPISLETPIGEEEDSHLGDFIEDKKAINPLDSVVRGDLATQTQQVLGSLTSREEKVLRLRFGIGERCDHTLEEVGQDFEVTRERIRQIEAKALRKLRHPSRSRKLRGFLEY